CTGACACTTGTGCTGCATGACAAGCGTTTCATCATGTGGAAGCCGACCGTTCTGTACTGGCTGCTGGGTGCCGGCTTCCTGATCAGCGATCTGGCCTTTCGCAAAAATCCGATCAAGGCGATGATGGGCAAGCAGATTGAACTGCCTGAGCGCCTGTGGGCAAAGCTGACTTTTGCGTGGTCCGGCTTTTTTGCATTCATGGGAGCGCTGAACCTGTTTGTCGCATTCAATTTCAGCGAGGCAGTCTGGGTCAACTTCAAGCTCTTTGGCGGCATGGGATTGATGCTGGTCTTTGTGCTGGCCCAGGGCATGGTGCTGTCCCGCTATATCCAGGAAAAAAACTAGATGCTTTATGTCATTTCCGGCGAGGACCAGCCGGATTCGCTCACCAGCCGACTGGCAGCCCGCCCGGAACATCTGGCCCGGCTTTCCGCCCTTCAGGATGCCGGCCGCTTGCTGGTGGCCGGTCCCTGCCCGGCGATTGACAGCCTGGACCCCGGACCAGCCGGTTTTTCCGGCAGCATCATCATTGCCGAGTTCGACAGTCTGGCCGACGCACAGGCATGGGCAGCTGCCGATCCCTATGTGGCAGCTGGTGTATACGCCCGGGTTGACGTTCGTCCGTTCCGCAAAGTATTTCCGGCATGAGCTTTGACCAACTTATCATTGAACGCTTGGCGCCGCTCGCAGCCAGCGAACTGATGCTCAACGACCATTCCGCCCTTCATGCCGACCATGCCGGCAATACCGGCGGAGGTCATTACGAACTGACCATTGTCAGTCCGCATTTCGAGGGATTGCGCCTGATCGAGCGACACCGCCTGGTCAACGCCCTTGTTGCGGACCTCATACCCCAACAGATTCACGCGCTGTCGCTGAAGGCCGTTGCGCCTTCCGAGCGTTAATGCCGTATTTACCGGAGAATTGATCCATGCGTATCCGTCATACCGTAACCGCCCTGACTTTTGCCCTCGCCACTGCCGGTATTGCCCAGGCTGCACCGGTGGCCGTGGTAAACGGCACCGCCATCCAGCAAAACGAACTTGACAGCGCTGTCAGCGCCATCGTGCGCTCGGGCGGTGGCCGCATCAAGGACACACCGGAACTGCGCAACGAAGTCAAGCAACAGCTGATCAACCGTCAGGTCATCCTGCAGGAAAGCGCCCGTCGTGGTCTCGACAAGACTTCGCAGTTCAAGGAACGCATGGATGCCGTGCGTGACGATCTGTTGCAGCAGGCCCTGATAGACGATCTGGCCAAGCAGAACCCGGTCAGCGATGCCCAGGTGCGCGCCGAATACGACAAGCTCAAGTCGGCCCTGTCGGGACAGAAGGAAGTGCAGGCCCGCCAGATCATCGTCGGCTCCGAAGCCGAAGCCAATGCCGTGATTGCCCAGCTCAAGAAGGGCGGTAATTTCGAGGCGATCGCCAAACAGAAATCCAAAGACCCGGCTGCCAAGCAAAACGGTGGCGACATGGGCTGGGGCAACCTGGGCGTGATGGCCAAGCCGCTGGCCGATACGCTCAAGCCGCTGGGCAAGGGCCAGTACACCCAGCAGCCGTTCAAGTCCGATCTGGGCTGGCACATTTTCAAGGTGGAAAACGTGCGTGATGCCAAGGTGCCGCAGTTTGATGAAGTGAAGCCGCAGCTGTCGCGCCAGATGCAGGGTGCGGCTGTTGAAAAGGCGCTCAACGACCTGCGCGGCAAAGCCAAGATCCAGTAACCAGCCATCAGTTGCAGCGCCGCCCGATCCAAGCGGCGCTTTTCTTCCGCCAACTATTACCCATACAACATGCGCAAATTTCTTACGCTAAGCCTTCTGGCTGCCTCACTGGCCGCACCGGCATTCGCAGCCCAGGGCCTCCAGATCAATGGCACCTTCATTCCCCAGGCCCGCATTGACAGCGCTGTCAAGCAAATGACGGCCCAGGGCCAGCCAGACAGCCCGCAATTGCGCCAGGCTGCCCGCGACCGTGTGGTCCTGACCGAACTTCTGCGCCAGGAGGCCATGAAAAAGGGCCTTGACAAGTCGCCGGACTACCGTAACGAGCTGGAAAACCTCCAGTCGGCCCTGCTCGCCAACCTGCACGTACGCGACTTCATGAAGTCCCACCCGGTCAGCGAGGCCGACGTGCGTGCCGAATACGATCGCATGAAGGTGCAAATGGCACGCAAGGAATACCGTGCCCGTCACATTCTCGTGCCGTCGCAGGAAGAAGCCGCCAAGGTACTGGAGCAGCTCAAGAAAGGTGCCCGCTTTGAAGACCTGGCCCGCCAGTATTCGATCGATACCGGCAGCAAGGCCAATGGTGGTGATCTTGGTTTCGTCGATCCGGCGCAGCTGGTCCCCGAGTTTTCGGGTGCCATGACCAAGCTGGCCAAGGGCCAGATTACCCAGACTCCGGTCAAGAGCCAGTTTGGCTGGCACATCATCCAGCTGACGGACACCAAGGAAGCTGACTTTCCGGCACTGGATGCAGTACGTGCCCAGCTTGAGCAGCAAATCCAGGGTCAGCGTTTTGACGCCTACATCGCTAGGCTCAAGGCTCAGGCCAAAGTCCAGTAAACTGTTGATTTGCTTAAAAGACCACGGTAATTGCCGTGGTCTTTTTACCGTTCAGAGAAACAGTTTGCGCCCAAGGCAAAAACCCCGTATAGTCCGCTCCCTTCACTCAGCAAGCGCCTGATTCCCTGTGCCCATGGCACTTCAGGCTGCATCGAAATCCGGCCCCGCCTCCCTTCCTGTTGAAACGGCACCACGGTCAGTCTTCGATGTTTCGTGGTTACCGTGTGCCCAGCCATCGCTGGATGCTTCCGTGCATCCCGCCTGGCAGAGATTGCGCATGTCCGCCTCCGGCTGAGTCCCGCAGTCAATTCAACAAGGACATTCATGCAAACCAACGCTTTTGCCGCCCTCGGCCTCGACGCCCGTCTCGTTCACGCCCTCGAGCAGCACAACATCACCACGCCGACGCCCGTTCAGGCCGAAGCCCTGCCGCTCCTGCTTTCCGGCCGTGACCTGATGGCCTCGGCCCAGACCGGGACCGGCAAAACCGCAGCATTCCTGCTGCCGGCCCTGTCGCGCCTCTTGGTCGAACCGGTGGCCCGCAGCCGTGGCCCACGCATTCTGGTGCTGGCCCCGACCCGCGAACTGGTGCAGCAGGTTGCCAAGGCCGCCCAGGAATTCTCGACCAAGATTCCGCGCGTCAACGTGGCCAGCGTCATTGGTGGTACCTCGTTCCGCACCCAGAACCAGATGCTGACCCGCCCGATCGAAGTCATGGTCGCCACTCCGGGCCGTCTGATGGACCAGATGCGCTCGGGCCGCATCGACTTCTCGCGCCTCGAAATGCTGGTGCTCGACGAAGCTGACCGCATGCTGGACATGGGCTTCTCCGAAGACGTGATGGAAATCGCCAGCCAGCTGCCCAAGGCCCGTCAGACCGCCTTCTTTACCGCTACCATGACCCGTCGCGTGCTGGACTTCGCAGACGAGCTCCTGACCGAACCGGCCAAGATCGAGATCGCTGCCCAGACCGCCAAGCACGAGAACATCGAGCAGCAGGCCATCTTCGTTGAC
The DNA window shown above is from Laribacter hongkongensis DSM 14985 and carries:
- a CDS encoding septation protein A; the protein is MKFLSDLLPVLLFFAAYSLTGNIYLATGVAIVSTAAQVGISWFKHRKVEPMQWVSLALILVLGGLTLVLHDKRFIMWKPTVLYWLLGAGFLISDLAFRKNPIKAMMGKQIELPERLWAKLTFAWSGFFAFMGALNLFVAFNFSEAVWVNFKLFGGMGLMLVFVLAQGMVLSRYIQEKN
- a CDS encoding YciI family protein, translating into MLYVISGEDQPDSLTSRLAARPEHLARLSALQDAGRLLVAGPCPAIDSLDPGPAGFSGSIIIAEFDSLADAQAWAAADPYVAAGVYARVDVRPFRKVFPA
- a CDS encoding BolA family protein, producing the protein MSFDQLIIERLAPLAASELMLNDHSALHADHAGNTGGGHYELTIVSPHFEGLRLIERHRLVNALVADLIPQQIHALSLKAVAPSER
- a CDS encoding peptidylprolyl isomerase, with product MRIRHTVTALTFALATAGIAQAAPVAVVNGTAIQQNELDSAVSAIVRSGGGRIKDTPELRNEVKQQLINRQVILQESARRGLDKTSQFKERMDAVRDDLLQQALIDDLAKQNPVSDAQVRAEYDKLKSALSGQKEVQARQIIVGSEAEANAVIAQLKKGGNFEAIAKQKSKDPAAKQNGGDMGWGNLGVMAKPLADTLKPLGKGQYTQQPFKSDLGWHIFKVENVRDAKVPQFDEVKPQLSRQMQGAAVEKALNDLRGKAKIQ
- a CDS encoding peptidylprolyl isomerase, which encodes MRKFLTLSLLAASLAAPAFAAQGLQINGTFIPQARIDSAVKQMTAQGQPDSPQLRQAARDRVVLTELLRQEAMKKGLDKSPDYRNELENLQSALLANLHVRDFMKSHPVSEADVRAEYDRMKVQMARKEYRARHILVPSQEEAAKVLEQLKKGARFEDLARQYSIDTGSKANGGDLGFVDPAQLVPEFSGAMTKLAKGQITQTPVKSQFGWHIIQLTDTKEADFPALDAVRAQLEQQIQGQRFDAYIARLKAQAKVQ